The stretch of DNA AAGGATGAGGATGTCATCTTCCGTGGAAAGGGCAAGGTCTACGATCTCTTCTTTTGCCGAGAAACTTTTTCCAGAACCGCTGACTCCCAGTCGGAAGGAATTTCCATTTAACAGCTTTCTTCGGTCTGCCACCAGCATATTTTTGCTGACTGCATTCTGCCCATAATAAATGCCGCCCGGCTGCATGATCTCCTGTGTATGGAACGGAATCAAGACGGCAGTGGACTCTGTGGTAAGGGTACGCACCGCATCGATCTTCCGCAGACCATACGGCAGGACGGTATTCAGTCCATCGACCTGTTGCCATTTCAGGGTTGCCATCTGGCAGAGGTGTTTTCTTGCAATGGAATACAGGGTTTCCGTATCAGAATCCAGTTGTTTCTTGCTTTCTGCCATATGTACCATTGTCAGGATACCGAACATCATCCTCTGGTCCCTGGTAGTCAAGTCGTCCAGCATCTCCTTGGTTTCTTTTCTCTGAAGCTCCATATCATAGGGAACCACGGCGGAAAAATTATTGTTTGCATTCTGGCGTCTCTGCCAGTTCGTTACGTTGGTCTCTACGCCCAGCAGTCGGTTCTGGATCTCACGCACTGCTTCATCTGTTGGTACCGGGATGATGTCAATAGACAGCATCAGATTCCTGCCAAGGCTGCACAGTTCGGAGATCATCTCGTCTTTCACATAGCTGGCGTAATCTTCCATAAAAAGGACTCTGCCGTACTGCTCGCCCAGCTTGAAATGGTCGTTGTGGAACTCCATCGTGTCCGGGCAGATCCAGTCCTTGAAGCTGTGTCCATTTTTCGCAAAGGCTTTCATGTCAAACGGAAAGCTCTGCGGAACGTCTGCCTTGAAAAAGTCCCGGAAAATCTGGAGCCTCTGTTCTGCATCCAGCTCTTCCCCGATGGAGGACAGCTTGGCCAGATGGGTGATGATATCCGTTCCCACACGGGCGAAGTATGTCCTGGCTTCATCGATGTTCTTCTTGTGGACGCTGACGGTCAGATAGCGTTCCTGGTAAATGCTGTTGTTGGTACCGGAGATCTTGGAAAGGAGCATATCGTTATACTCTTTCCGGTACTCGTCCAGTCCATCTCCTTTCATTGGAATCAGCAGGGACTGCTCAAACTCTTCCTTGTTGATCTTACGGTTGTTCAGGGTAATCTTCGCCGTACAGCCGGAATCCAGTGCATTTAAAAGTTCAGAGTAGTCCAGGAACATCTCTGTCTTATCCGCTTTGCTGGCAATGGAATAGTTGATATCCGTAAACCGGAATGTCCGGGAATACTTGCTCTCCACCTGAAAAATACCGTCCGGCCAGATCTTGCGGATCGGGATCGCCTGCTGGACAGACCCCGGTACTTTGAATTTTTCTTTGTCCTGTTTCAGTGTCTGACTCAGGGTTTTAATCAAAGGCATCACCCCTTCCTCCTAGCTTCTTTGGTTTCTTCTGTTTCGTCCGCTTCTTCACCAGAAGCTCCGCTCCGTTTCCCATCATCTTTTCACCCAGCCGCAGGCTCTCTTCCATGCAGGAAAAGTACAGGTTCTCTGATTTGAATACCAGCCGTTTCGGGTACAGCAGTTCGGATTTGATGACTGCCCATGCGAACTGTTCTGCCGTCATGCCGTGGTAACGGAAAAAGCCGCAGGCTGCAAAGGGAGCCGCCCCAAGTACGCACAGCCATCCGGTTACCTGTTCCCCGGCATATTTCCGGGTGACAAAATAGATTCCAAGGGCTGCCAGGATCGCCAGTACCGAAAATAAGCACTGCCGGAAGCTTAAGCCCCAGAACATTGACTCCTGATAGTCTCGGATTTCTTTATTCATTTTCACTTCCATGTTGTTTTCTACCTTTCTCTTTGTAATCTCTGTTTTTTCTTTTGTTTCTGTTTTGGTACATCCCTTTGCCGGATGCCATTTCTTTCCATAAATCTTTTTGTTCCTTCCGG from Blautia sp. SC05B48 encodes:
- a CDS encoding VirB4-like conjugal transfer ATPase, CD1110 family, yielding MIKTLSQTLKQDKEKFKVPGSVQQAIPIRKIWPDGIFQVESKYSRTFRFTDINYSIASKADKTEMFLDYSELLNALDSGCTAKITLNNRKINKEEFEQSLLIPMKGDGLDEYRKEYNDMLLSKISGTNNSIYQERYLTVSVHKKNIDEARTYFARVGTDIITHLAKLSSIGEELDAEQRLQIFRDFFKADVPQSFPFDMKAFAKNGHSFKDWICPDTMEFHNDHFKLGEQYGRVLFMEDYASYVKDEMISELCSLGRNLMLSIDIIPVPTDEAVREIQNRLLGVETNVTNWQRRQNANNNFSAVVPYDMELQRKETKEMLDDLTTRDQRMMFGILTMVHMAESKKQLDSDTETLYSIARKHLCQMATLKWQQVDGLNTVLPYGLRKIDAVRTLTTESTAVLIPFHTQEIMQPGGIYYGQNAVSKNMLVADRRKLLNGNSFRLGVSGSGKSFSAKEEIVDLALSTEDDILILDPESEFASLVEALNGEVIRISATSDTHLNALDMDSAYGNDRNPLIEKSEFILSLFEQLVGAGNLSAKEKSILDRCTADVYRDYMRGGYQGQVPTLKDLYRQLMLQPEEEARGLALSSELFINGSLNTFAQETNVNTKSRIIDYDIRELGEQLMPLGMLVTLDSIFNRVIQNWKKGKTTWIFADEFYLLFRYEYSADFFYRLYKRIRKYSGFVTGLTQNVEELLKSDTARLMLANSEFLILLNQATTDRDELAALLNISDNQLSYITNVGAGHGLIRCSGNLVPFENSFPRNTKLYRLMTTKPGEA
- a CDS encoding PrgI family protein — its product is MEVKMNKEIRDYQESMFWGLSFRQCLFSVLAILAALGIYFVTRKYAGEQVTGWLCVLGAAPFAACGFFRYHGMTAEQFAWAVIKSELLYPKRLVFKSENLYFSCMEESLRLGEKMMGNGAELLVKKRTKQKKPKKLGGRGDAFD